Proteins encoded together in one Cicer arietinum cultivar CDC Frontier isolate Library 1 chromosome 4, Cicar.CDCFrontier_v2.0, whole genome shotgun sequence window:
- the UGT84F2 gene encoding putative UDP-glucose glucosyltransferase — protein MGSEAPMKILLVSYPAQGHINPLLRLAKSLAAKGSSVIFTTTEQAGKSMLTVKNITNKTVTPIGDGSLTFELFHDGLSDDDPIKINLGAYSDQLELVGKQFVSQIIKNHAESNKPISCLINNPFLPWVCDVAAEHEIPSALLWIQSSAVLAAYYNYSNKLVRFPTETEPYIDVQLSSVVLKYNEIPDFLHPFSSYPFLRALILEQIKNLSKVLYILVDSYEELEHEFIDYLSKKSIFIKPVGPLFNNPKAKDASNIPSDFVKSNDCDTIEWLNSKSPDSVVYISFGTIVYLPQEQVDEIAYGLLSSKVSFLWVLKQPLKELGLKPHVLPDGFLEETNGRGKVVNWSPQVEVLAHPSVACFITHCGWNSSLEALTLGVPMLTFPAWGDQVTNAKFLVDVFGVGIRLGYGMAANKLVTRDEVKKCLLEATSGEKAEELKQNAIKWKKAAEEAVAVGGSSDRNLDAFLKDIKKRGAFNIQKI, from the coding sequence atgggATCTGAAGCTCCAATGAAGATCCTCCTTGTATCTTATCCAGCACAAGGACACATAAACCCTCTACTTAGACTAGCAAAGTCTCTTGCTGCAAAGGGTTCCTCTGTCATCTTCACCACAACAGAGCAAGCTGGCAAAAGCATGCTAACTGTTAAAAACATCACCAACAAAACAGTCACTCCAATTGGTGATGGTTCACTCACCTTTGAATTATTTCATGATGGTTTATCAGATGATGATcctattaaaataaatcttgGTGCCTACTCAGATCAGCTTGAGCTTGTTGGAAAACAGTTTGTttctcaaattataaaaaatcatgCTGAGTCAAACAAACCAATTTCATGTTTAATTAATAACCCATTTTTGCCATGGGTTTGTGATGTAGCTGCTGAACATGAAATTCCTTCTGCTTTATTATGGATTCAATCAAGTGCTGTTTTAGCTGCTTACTATAACTATAGCAACAAACTGGTACGTTTCCCGACAGAAACAGAACCTTATATTGATGTTCAATTATCTTCTGTAGTTCTTAAATATAATGAAATCCCAGATTTTCTGCATCCTTTTAGTTCATATCCATTTCTCAGAGCACTCATACTGGAACAGATCAAGAACTTGTCTAAAGTGTTATATATATTGGTTGATTCATATGAAGAACTAGAGCATGAATTCATCGACTATCTTtcaaaaaaatcgatttttatAAAACCCGTTGGTCCTTTGTTCAATAACCCAAAAGCAAAAGATGCAAGCAATATTCCTAGTGATTTTGTTAAGAGCAATGATTGTGATACTATAGAGTGGCTAAACTCAAAGTCACCAGATTCTGTGGTTTATATCTCTTTTGGGACTATTGTGTACcttcctcaagaacaagtggaTGAAATTGCATATGGGCTATTGAGTTCAAAAGTTTCGTTTTTGTGGGTGTTAAAACAACCTCTTAAGGAATTGGGACTGAAGCCACATGTTTTACCAGATGGGTTTTTGGAAGAAACAAATGGGAGAGGAAAAGTGGTGAATTGGAGTCCACAAGTGGAAGTACTTGCCCATCCTTCAGTGGCATGTTTCATAACACATTGTGGTTGGAATTCATCATTGGAAGCACTTACTTTAGGAGTTCCAATGTTGACTTTTCCAGCATGGGGTGATCAAGTTACAAATGCAAAGTTCTTGGTAGATGTTTTTGGAGTAGGTATAAGATTGGGTTATGGTATGGCTGCAAATAAATTGGTAACAAGAGATGAGGTGAAAAAGTGCTTATTGGAAGCAACGTCAGGGGAAAAAGCAGAGGAGTTGAAGCAAAATGCGATCAAGTGGAAGAAGGCGGCGGAGGAGGCAGTGGCGGTCGGTGGATCCTCTGACCGGAATCTTGATGCATTTCTGAAGGATATTAAGAAGCGTGGCGCCTTCAACATTCAGAAGATCTAA
- the UGT84F3 gene encoding gallate 1-beta-glucosyltransferase 84A24, with protein sequence MGSKAPIHILLVSYPAQGHINPLLRLAKCLAAKGSSVIFTTTKKAGKDMQTGCNITDKTVTPIGDGSLTFNFFDDGFKEDDPIRTNLSDYTPQLEHVGKKHVSKIIKNYADLKTPISCIINNIFIPWVCDVATEHKIPFAILWSESSAVFTAYYNYFHKLARFPSKPEPYIDVQLCSLLLKHNEIPDLLHPFNNYPFLGTLILEQIKNLSKALCVLVDTYEELEHDFIDYISNKSVVIRPIGPLFNNPKIKCASNIRGDFVKSDDCNIIEWLNSKPLSSVVYISFGTIVSLPQEQVNEIAYGLLNSKQVSFLWVLKVKTPPNEIVLPDGFLEETNGRGKVVKWGPQVEVLAHPSLACFITHCGWNSSMEAIALGVPVLTFPAWGDQVTNAKFLVDVFGVGIRLGYSRAENKLVSRDEVKKCLLEVMAGEKAEELKKNAIKWKKAAEAAVAVGGSSDWHLNAFIEDIKKRDP encoded by the coding sequence ATGGGGTCTAAAGCTCCCATTCATATACTCCTTGTGTCCTATCCAGCACAAGGACACATAAACCCTCTACTTAGACTAGCAAAATGTCTTGCAGCAAAGGGCTCCTCTGTCATTTTCACCACAACAAAGAAAGCTGGCAAAGACATGCAAACTGGTTGCAACATCACTGACAAAACCGTCACTCCAATTGGCGACGGTTCGCTCACATTTAACTTTTTTGACGACGGTTTCAAAGAGGATGATCCCATTAGAACAAATCTCAGTGACTACACACCACAACTTGAACATGTTGGAAAAAAACATGTTTCcaaaataatcaaaaattaTGCTGATTTAAAAACACCAATTTCTTGCATcataaacaacatttttattcCTTGGGTTTGTGATGTAGCAACTGAACACAAAATTCCTTTTGCTATTCTTTGGAGTGAATCAAGTGCTGTTTTCACTGCTTACTATAACTATTTCCATAAACTGGCACGTTTCCCTTCAAAACCAGAACCTTATATTGATGTTCAATTGTGTTCTTTACTCCTTAAACACAATGAAATTCCAGATCTTTTGCATCCTTTTAATAACTATCCATTTCTTGGGACACTAATCTTGGAACAAATCAAGAATTTGTCTAAAGCTTTGTGTGTATTAGTGGATACATATGAAGAACTTGAGCATGATTTCATCGATTATATTTCGAATAAATCGGTCGTCATAAGACCAATTGGTCCATTGTTCAacaatccaaaaataaaatgtgcAAGTAATATTCGTGGTGATTTTGTTAAGAGTGATGATTGTAATATTATAGAGTGGCTAAATTCAAAGCCACTAAGTTCTGTTGTTTATATCTCTTTTGGGACCATTGTGTCTcttcctcaagaacaagtgaaTGAAATTGCATATGGGTTATTGAATTCAAAACAAGTTTCATTTTTGTGGGTGCTAAAAGTAAAAACACCTCCTAATGAAATAGTTTTGCCTGATGGGTTTTTGGAGGAAACAAATGGGAGAGGAAAAGTGGTGAAGTGGGGTCCACAAGTTGAAGTTTTGGCTCATCCTTCATTGGCATGTTTCATAACACATTGTGGTTGGAATTCAAGTATGGAAGCAATTGCTTTAGGAGTGCCAGTGTTGACATTTCCAGCATGGGGTGATCAAGTTACAAATGCAAAGTTTTTGGTGGATGTTTTTGGTGTTGGAATAAGGTTGGGTTATAGTAGAGCTGAAAACAAATTGGTGAGTAGAGATGAGGTTAAGAAGTGCTTATTGGAAGTGATGGCAGGGGAAAAAGCAGAGGAGTTGAAGAAAAATGCAATCAAGTGGAAGAAGGCGGCGGAGGCTGCGGTTGCAGTAGGCGGATCCTCTGATTGGCATCTTAATGCATTCATAGAAGACATTAAGAAACGTGACCCTTAA